Genomic window (Acidobacteriota bacterium):
AGTCCACTCCTTAGCGATTACCCCAGATGGAAAGACACTGATTGTTGGCCTCCATGATGGAGCTATTCAGTTTTGGGCCTTACCGGAACGTAAGCTCCTGGCAACCATTAAGGGGCACGAAAAGTATGTTTCAATGCTGGCAATTAACTCCGATGGAAAATCCTTTGTTTCGAGTTCTTGGAGCGACGACAGCATCAAATTATGGTCTCTGCCGGCAGGTAAACCCCTCGCAACTATTGCTGAAGAAAACAACCGAGTCACAGCACTAGCCATTAGTCCCGATGGAAAGACGCTGGCTAGTGCTGACAAATTCCATAAGATCAAGTTATGGTCTTTGCCTGATGGTAAGTTGTTAGGCAATATTGCTGCTGGGCTCGGAAATGGAAGGGAGGTCAAGGCATTGGCAATCAGTTCTGATGGAAAGATGTTGGTATCGGGCGACAGTGATGGCGTAATCATTTTATGGGATCTGGAACAGCGATCTTTCCTCACATTCTTATTTGACCCCAAGTCAAATGCGAATGATGCGCTCATCTTCAACGTATACGACAGCATTACGAATCAACCCATTACTTATACTCTGCCTTGTGGCTCACCTATTCCCCCAGGAGCGGTTTGCACGTGTAACTGCGTTCCTGGAACTTTCAACTTGCCAACTTCCGGAGGTGGCGGAGGTGGCGGAGGTGGCGGAGGTGGCGGTGGCGGAGGTGGCGGAGGCACGATATGCACGTGCAACAAAGTCTGCACCTGCATTCCTGTGCCTTCTGACCGCGCCATCAAAGAAGCCTTCGAGACCACCGACCCGCTGCTGATTCTGCAACGCTTGTCCGAACTGCCCATCCAAACCTGGAACTACAAGTGGAATGACGCTGCCATCCGCCACATCGGGCCGATGGCGCAAGACTTCGCGGCGGCCTTTGCCGTCGGGGAAGACGACAAACACATCTGCCCGGTGGATGCGCAGGGCGTCGCCTTGGCGGCGATTCAGGGGCTGTACCGGATCGTGCGCGAGAAAGACGCCCAAACCGCCAGCTTGCAGGCGCAGTTGCAACGCCAACAGGCGGAGAATCAGGAACTGAAAGCCCGACTCGAAGCACTGGAACGTTTGGTCAAGCCGCTGGTGAAATGAGGCGAACCGAGATTGAGCCGTCGAGCAAAGAACACGAAAGGATGCCGATAAAATGACTACCACAATGGAAGCCGTCTTCGAACAAGGCGTATTGCGTCCGCTCAAGCCGCTGGACTGGGCTGAAGGAACGCGTGTCGAACTCACAGTGGTGACGGCGATGCCTGCGCGACAGCCTTACGAAATCCTGTCGGCCATCGCCGCGCTGCCGCTGGAAGTCACGCGCGAAGAACACGCCGGACGTGACCACGACGGCTTTCTATACGGAGGGCTTTATGGCGGGCAGGAGGGCGAGGAACAGCCATGATCTTCGTGGACACCGGCGCTTGGTTTGCGATGTCCGTGCCGTCAGATCAAGACCACGCCGCCATCGCTCAATGTTTCAGCCAGACTGCGGAACCGCTATTCACCACCGACTATGTAGTGGACGAGACGTTGACGCTCTTGCGCGCACGCGGCTACGGTCAGCGGGCTTTGGCCTTGGGCGCGGAGTTCTTCAGCGGTTCTATTGCCGAGCTTCATTACCTTGACGAAGACGAGATACGAGCGGCTTGGGAAGTCTTTCGCCGCTACGCCGATAAACAATGGAGCTTCACCGATTGCGCCAGCAAGGTGGTGATGGAACGGCTGCGCATCACCCAGGCCATCTCACTCGATCATCACTTTCGTCAGTTTGGCAATCTTTACGTTTTGCCGTAGCTGAGTCCTCTTGTTTCAGCAGTGCCGCCAGCACAATCGCCGCTCGTGATGCGGCGCACCGTGATGTTGGCCGGTTTCAGATCGCGCCAGCAACAGTGTGGATGACGCCCAGCGCGTAAACATCGCTGGCGGGCGTCACGTCACGTCCGGTCAATTGCTCCGGCGACATGTAATGCAGCATACCAGCGATCTGGCCGGCGATCTGGCCTAAGACGGTGCTTTGGCCGTGGACGCGCACGATGCCGAAGTCTATGACTTTGACCAGCCATTCGTCGTGTGTGGCATCGGGCGCGGCGTCGGTTTGAATCATCAGGTTTTCCGGCTTCAGGTCGCGGTGAATCAGCTTTCGGTCGTGAATGGCGGTCACGGCGCGTCCGGTTTGCCGTATGACCTCAGCCGTTTCGGCGAATTCCATCTGGTGGTTGTCGCGTTCTTTGAGCAAGCGCCGCAAGTTCGCGCCCGCGATGAATTCGACGACGAGGTAATCTTCGCCCGTCGCCAG
Coding sequences:
- a CDS encoding type II toxin-antitoxin system VapC family toxin, translated to MIFVDTGAWFAMSVPSDQDHAAIAQCFSQTAEPLFTTDYVVDETLTLLRARGYGQRALALGAEFFSGSIAELHYLDEDEIRAAWEVFRRYADKQWSFTDCASKVVMERLRITQAISLDHHFRQFGNLYVLP
- a CDS encoding antitoxin family protein → MTTTMEAVFEQGVLRPLKPLDWAEGTRVELTVVTAMPARQPYEILSAIAALPLEVTREEHAGRDHDGFLYGGLYGGQEGEEQP
- a CDS encoding tail fiber domain-containing protein, which produces MKIERPQFELTRVYADGTREAPEIVPVTQMPWDTKMERRGFLGVGVGVASVLLLVDGKATAQSAGGQQQSGLNNDKKVLPTRVPFLTLRAHGEAVRALVISPDRKVLASSSLDSMIKIWAIPEGKLLATHESKDLLDSKALAISPDGKILASSGIVATKLWALPEGKLLAALKTDWLTEVLAFSPDGKTLFTSGSIKGIIQFWQVPSNKLLSTLKVSNEASVHSLAITPDGKTLIVGLHDGAIQFWALPERKLLATIKGHEKYVSMLAINSDGKSFVSSSWSDDSIKLWSLPAGKPLATIAEENNRVTALAISPDGKTLASADKFHKIKLWSLPDGKLLGNIAAGLGNGREVKALAISSDGKMLVSGDSDGVIILWDLEQRSFLTFLFDPKSNANDALIFNVYDSITNQPITYTLPCGSPIPPGAVCTCNCVPGTFNLPTSGGGGGGGGGGGGGGGGGGGTICTCNKVCTCIPVPSDRAIKEAFETTDPLLILQRLSELPIQTWNYKWNDAAIRHIGPMAQDFAAAFAVGEDDKHICPVDAQGVALAAIQGLYRIVREKDAQTASLQAQLQRQQAENQELKARLEALERLVKPLVK